The DNA segment CACAGGAAGACGACTTATGTGTCCAGTGCTTGCCTCTGAACGGTGAACAGATACTCGCCTAAATTTAAATGTTAGTCAGTTCCATTGCGAGGAATGCCAATATTACTGTTATCCGTGCATTCCGAAATAGCGATTACCTTCGGCGAGAGATGATCGAGCAGGGTATTTAAAATCAAGCTTATAAACAGTTACGTTTCAGCACCTCTTTGTAACTTGAGGTTCGCAAATGAACGGCAGTAATACCACGTTTCGTTTTTGGAATAATGTAAATTTTAATTCTCATCAGCGGTCAAGGTGGgttgaacaaaaaccacaccgCCAAAAAATGCACGCAACCACACCGAAGAGCACGCGTCACTGGCCGGCGAACTTGTCACTCCGTGATTTACTTTACACCTGAGCAGAAACGGAGAGCTGCTCAGCTATTACGACGCAGCCTATATCCAGTGCCAATTTCCAAGCAGCCAACAACATGATAAACATTGTGTCGCAGGGGAATCCTTGTGTCACAGGGATAGCGCGTGAAGGGTATATGTAAACATAGTGCACATCGCCCAGTGGCCTGTCCAATGGGGTGCGGCTGCTTGCGCTCCGCGGTGATAAAGTTTCGGATTAGCCGCCATACTTTATCAGTACTCTCACCTGAAAGCGGGGCTTCAGGAAAGCCACATCTTACCGTTTCAAGTGGTGGGCATGTGTTGTTCGACACATCAGTTGATTTCATACTCTTCCATTGTAGAGccagtctttttttctctgctgacaAAATTTCATGCTCCGCCTGGTTTTATTGACATGGCCGTGTTCTTTTCGAAAATTCCGTGGATGTGGGATCAATGTATTGATTTGTACAAGCTTAAAGCAcgtcgcaaaaaagaaaacacacacagaatCGAGTTTTTTATAACACCTGTTTTGAGTTAGTGATAACATGTTAAACATCACACATGTACGTATATGACACAGCCATGAACTTTTCGTTGCCAGGGCAGCATGCGAgatgcaaaaatgcaaaactgtttATGCAATGTAGTTTATAGCTTCCGACCTGATGCTCGGTGAAGTTTGACGAAAGTAAGGGACTGCAGATatcggtagttttcatttcgaagTGAGGCTACAGATGACGGAAAGAATGGAATTAACTGGAGCGACAGGTCAACAATACAAAGATCCAATTGAGACTACGGTATTAAATGAAGTGCGACAGCGGGACCATGACAACTTCGCCTGGTCATACAAAAATTTCATGACGACAGGAGTGACGAATCAaatctttgttattttattctttggaTTCCTAAGGCGAATCCACACCCTACACCAATCATACATCGAATTATACGTGTTTTTTCAAGAAACACCTAAAACAATTAATCTACGTTAAATTTAACACAGCTGTGCTGGCCATGCACACCAGCATGGCGCTGAATGGTCCTGCACCTTTACAGCACCATGCAACACCAGAAGAGCTACGCTCCGACTGCTGCCTGGCACGTCATGAAGAGCCGAAAGACTGCGGCTGGAAGTTCAGGTGTAGCTCGGGAGGTGCTTTTGCGGATCCCAGCGTCGGCGTCGCAGGTCCGGATGACGAGggcacgacgagctgcgcaaacgAAGAGAGCTCTTGAACATCAGCTGGCTAACGCGGACTAAACGACGCGTTagacaggggtctcttcattttgcgtatacgacagtatatatgcGTCAACATGCCATATTGgagctgaaatactcggcgacttggtgactgctgatagtggtttTATTCGTTCCCTCTGTTGTTTATGCTGAGGTTATATGTATCgcattcctgcaatcaatccagggCATGTTTTAGAGAAATTACAAGTGAACGCGGTGTATGCGAATAGTACTTTCAAAATCTAATCGAATATGGATCATGTATGTAATAATCAAATAGAATACGAATGAAATCTTTCACAAAAATCAGGTACTAGCATGAAAACTCGCGCGAAACCAATTATCGTGTGTCACAGCGAAGCGCTAGCGGTGGCGCTGCCGTACTGCGCCATAACTTAAGAGCTTTATAACTATACCTTTCAAAGTACGCAACACTCATCTCTACAAAGGAGTACGTGTCATGAAGGCAGCGTAATAGATATGTGACCATCACCGTCCTGTGTATGCAAAAAATTCAATTTGCTACTGTTTACGACAGGGAATAAACTAATGCCACATCTCACTGCATGAGAATGGCGAGAACTACGTGTTAGTCATGGATTCCCAAACCTAAGGCAGGGCTTACAAACTCTGCCCGTGTCATGCCATATCGCCCAACTTTCAAGGCCATGTATGAATTGTAACGAACGAAGGCCACCTGAAGAGACCGCCTGGTCCCGCCGAAACTTCCCATCCCGAGCATATCGActgcggcagcatgctgtgcagCACCGGAGTGCACCCTGTTGTGGAAACAATCCACGTCCAGCCTTCATCAAAGTTAGCGCCAGTTATTCGACAAGTATTCAAAGACTTGAAAACATACTTGATTCATTTCGAATATTTTTCTGaatgcactatttgattcgttcagcggaTCGAGCAGGAACATGTGCAAACGGCGGATTCAAACATTCTACCAGatgcttacttctttttcttttgagtgTAGCAGAAATTACAGCCCAATCCAAACCCGAAACCAAGCCACGACAGTCAGACGATACCTAATGTCAAGAAGTATCGCATCACCATGTGGCGGCACACTCTCCAGCCTCGCGATGCCTTTATatacctctccttctttcctagaTTAGTGATGCAGGAATCCCACTGCTCACATCGATAGATCACGCATACTCACGCATCAAACTGTTCAAGTACAATAAAGCATCTCAAAAATCGAATTAATGTGGTTGAATTATTTAATAGATAATTAGCCTACTCATAATTACCTATACATACATGAGCACTTGTCCTTAGGAACCACatcaagtcaaagaccacaacgcattcatcaGGTCCACCTCTATCCCGCTTAAACCCTCGAGCGTTTGCGGCCTGGTAGGAGTAGCCTGCTCGTCTCGCATTCCAAGCTAGGTCGTGGCTTGAATCCCACCCTATTCATACCGATTCATTTTTCCCCGAAGTTACTTtactttaacagtacctcttgctgggctagttggtgtaacattgtgtaacaaaagataaaaaacaacgctaattttgacacaaaccacacagaaagaccagacaggacgggcggttGCATACATAAACGTGCTTCAGACGTTTGCGACCAATAAGATCACGCTAGCAACAATTGAACTCCTTCACAGCCTGCAGGTTCCGCGCGTAGACGGAGCAGCGTATATTTTATATGGGAAGAAAGAGTGTGATTGCACTGCCGTGTTTGAATTACCCACGGGAGGAAATATTGCTGCAACGTCACAACTCCATCCATTAGGAATTGCTCGAGGACGGCAACGACGGCACCGCTTCTTGTGTGACATGGGACCTTCAATGCTGGCGCATTAATAAAGAGGCCCCAGCCAACCCGTGCCgatgcattccaaaatgaatgcTAGCGCAGCCTAATGAAGCAATCCTGGTGTCGAGGATGGTGCACCAGCTGGCGACGATCACGAGCACAGAGATGCAGCGAGCGGGCTGCGTGAGTCTCGACAacaggagtgcttcgtcaggtcacgcccgcatgcagtttggcgtcgattggCACACGTtggacaggggtctcttcattttgcgtatacgacaaTAATATATGCGTAAACATGCCATCTTGCGAGCTGAAACactcggcgacttggtgactgctgatagtggtttAATTCGTTCCCTCTGTTGTTTATGTTGAGGCATATGTATGGtattcctgcaatcaatccaggtGTTGATAGTCAGTACCCGTGTCATGCCCCTTCTCTCCTTCATCGTATTTCTGCGCTGCTTCTTCATTATGCATCAGAATCCACTCGACCAGCTGAACAATCTGGTGTAATTAATTCTTTGTGTTTTATTTCTGGAGCTTTAAACATTGTAAATGGTTAGGTTGAGAAGTGCTCATTCAATACACCTGTCGTTCATGTGCCGGGCCTTGTTTTGGGACACTATGAAGTTTTTTTACACCATTGGATCACCCCTCATTTTACGAAGTACATCATCATTTTTCAAACCGCAGGTATTGCTTCTGCCAAAACGTACAGGGTTTATTTTTGTCTACATATCTGGTTATAAAGCAGTGTTAGGTGACTTTTCTTGCAAACGATGCCGTTATTTCTGGTCCCTCACCTTTTGTATGTGTAACCTttctgtgagtgtttttttttggaagctaGAGCTAAAGCTTCGAGAAAGACACCGGCGAGATGCAACGCAGCAGCTGTTGGCAGTTCTCGTTTGCtgtgtggggatctgccctgcagtcccctgtgtagactttccggCGATGCACCGtgaagcagcagcctcgcctcgagtagGAGCacactcccttgttagttaccttaactaacgagtGACTGCGCCAGCGCCTGCatgcacgcgggagagggcagaaggcggttcggctaggatcgtcggcgcgagcggacgtgtcgctcgcggctccgctcttcgccagcggggcgaggaagcgggggaagactggctcccgtatctcgtcccgtccggcctcggagaatatcccttgccctagcgctgggcgaacattcgctcggaaccttgctggtgagtcggacgagctcgattcgttatcgtatcttgttgctagctggcgttattgttgctgtagcaataaatgcctctttttgTCATCCGCAGTGTGGTTTCTTTGTTCCCTCGgagcaaggtccgccgtggtcggcgtgcgttcggtagcgtacgcgaccaccacgtggggtccgggcggctttgaactgtgtacgccacgattaagtgcgaagaacgtatttatctctcccctatcaaccccacatctggcgcccaatgTGGGACCTGCTCTTTGAACTTTGCACGACTGTCGGTTCGATTCGATGAACGCTCTTTGTCCCGACTTGACAACTGCTaaacctagagtgaattttgagcgctacgccctgcggcatgctttcttgagagcgaggtgtattgcgctgcagtatgtttgaagttttcgacatgctcagcacgtttttcatcgtttccctggagtttcttcgggagaaccacttggtccgcatcgagggagcgcgagggcttgtgcccgcggagttgccgagtcCGAAGCGAGTGAGTGTGGAAGCCGCGCGGGTGgcccgagtttctgtatatattttctctgctgtttcttttttcgactctgggagtagcggctctgggaaccgggtggcctgggtccgcgggtgccgctacgagttCGTTGGTATtaaagctcggcaccgggcgccccGACACAGTCTGATAGGGTGGGCGCCGACCCCTcataagctgctttgtgcagtgagccgggtaggaccaccccacaagctgatgtctcctcgcggctgcgcgctcgtaatccgtttcgggtcttagttgtggtcacggtcgttgtcagtggtagtcacgcctattgcttttcggagctgcttgcaccacgtcagaagaggcacgaccaccagaccgtggtgttgagagggtgcgcactttcctgcccgcccattttttttgtaaccttgcacgaactgagcagtctcgttcaactcaagaaagggcttatttcactcgaactttgcgttagcacagccgcccgacacgttttgctagcgagttaggcattgtgccacgaggcccttgcggatatcgtttcccctcccgtgacctatgttAAAGGCACGCTGAGAGCGTTTCGGTAATTTTGCAGACCCGGTGGAGCAACCCAGgcatgctgtccggtgcacatcgtctcgttgCAACatactgcgacggagcggcctgtatcctgttcgccgcatccacccGGGACAGCtgcggcgagaccagtcagcagtaacctccggctgctgctgccctggcgactgctgcagaatcctggcctgcagttttcccaccggccttctattcgcgggcctgcggacacggtaatccgcgggccataccactcgtcccagcggagaccttcacgccgccttcggaacaccgcggaagtctgcgtggacgctgacaGCGTGGCCTCCGCAGCAAGACCTGCCTCAAATGCATGaaaaccaggagactcctccatatcatgtactttcaggcgcgtgggtgtTTTAGGttgggggggatgtggggatctgcccggcagtcccctgtgtagactttcccgcgatgcagcagcagcctcgcctcgaggaggagcacattctcttgttaccataattaacgagagagggcgcctgcgtcgcagcgcgagagcctgctcgcacgcgggagagggcagatGACGGTTCGGCAGGGTTCgttggcgcgagcggacgtgtcgcccgcggctccgctcttcgccaacggggcgaggaagcggtgggaacactggctcccgtatctcgtcccgtccggccgtggagcatatcccttgccctagcgcgggagaacattcgctcggaaccttgctggtgagtcggacgagctcgattcgttatcgtatcttgttgatagctggcgttattgttgctgtagcaataaatacctgtttgtgtcaggcagagtgtcgttcctttgttccctcagagcaagactcgccgtggtcggcgtgctttcggttgcgtacgcgaccaccgggtggggtccaggcggctttgaactaggtcagtcgcgattaagtgcgaagaacgtatttatctctccccaatcaaccccaCAGCTGTCACAATTAATACGAGGGAAGATCCCACAGAATGCCCAGAGCACTAACCAAGTCTCGGACAGTGGCCGGTGTCGGGAGTCGGATTGCACGCACGCGGGCACTTTGGCCCACGCCCGAGCTTGTTCCCGGTCCCGTTGCGACGCTAATGCCAGGTCGCGAGTGCGGCTGCGTGCCAGCGCCACGAGTGGCCGAGCCCGCGCTGTAGCTCTCCTCTGCCGAAGCACAGCTCGGAGTTCGGCCGACCGGTCTACGACGGCTTGCTCCGAGGACACGCCCTATAAAGTAGGTTGGAATGTTGAAGGTGAAATTTTAGTGAAAAATTAAGAACAATTAGTTACACAAGAAATACATTTCAAAAAGGCCCCATGGTGCAAGACCGCAGGTGGGACCTCGCATTCTGTTATATGCCCCCTTGCCCCTCACGTTGATCAGACCCTACACACCACTCTCCAGTTGCCTGCACGAAGCGCCGTCAACAACGACCAGtcctaaaattaaataaataaaaaataacccaaTACATAAGCGTTGTCTGTTTCATTACCTCCAGTTTGTTaaattgatttcatttttgtaaccactcccctctgtaatgccgtagtggccctgagggtataataaattttctttatttcggcaAAACTAAATACAACGTTTTGTATTGGACCCCAGTGGCTGTGCCCAAGGTGTTTTGCTAACTTAATGAAACCTTGCTAACTTaatgaaactaaaataaaaacagcatcaagaaactcAAAAGTAATTTATGTAGCCGTCGAAGGAGAATACCCCATAAATCCAATGAACAGAAGCGTGGCCTTTTGGTTGGGTATCCGCGTCgagttcgggaggtgctgggttcgatacctTGTGCTGCCGGAtagccaccggttttctaatggttataagatttcccccatcttggtgcttggctctcctggggtgagatgcttgggaaaagggcctcttcgaccaaaccgttgagtTGACAGGCCAGTGGTTCGGTCCGCCGTCAAGTAACCCTACATACGCCTCGTGCCGAAAAAATTCGTCTGTGGCCCCTAATGTAAGTTATTATAAGGGTATTAATGTACATTACATTAATGGACGTTACATAACTATGTACATTAATGTCTCAACAATCActtcacagaagaaaacacgcaagcagaaATACTCTTTTAATTAAGCGTACAATGCGGGTACAAAAAGCGGTTGTAGCTGTCAACGCAAACCCACTGATGCACCCAAAGACGATTCCCAATGAGCCaacaaaacagtgaatgataacCTACAATAGAAGACAGACAGCAGATCCTCAATAATTCTGATGAATAATAATGTTACAGTCCAGCCTACTGATCAACATTGTTACCATCTTAAGGTGAATTTGTCTTCATTAAACAGTATATATCCAACATTCCGCGTTTCATTGGGTTCAGTTTCCTAGTGCACACAGAAAAAAGCGTAAAAAAGCAGAATAACAATCATCACAAAGCGCTGGCATAGTGTATCAGAAAAAAACATCGTcttttgtgtgaagcctcattGTAACGCTCAGCAGTCGCGTTTAAATATGCTATGAACCAGCCATAAAAGTTACGGTAAATATAAATTGTCCATGTATGATCCATTTAGAGAATCGAAAGCAAGCAGCCTGAGGTGTGCAACCCATTTCGAGAATGTCCACTTACCGGGAGAAGGAGCGCAGGAACGTCTACGCAAATCAGCGGCCCTAGACGCGACCCAGTTGGAGCCAGGTGCCGCCACGTCACGTCCGTCCGTTGTACCCACTGGAGCCGCAGCCGCAGAGCAGGGTGTCGTGTGCCGCGCTAGCAGCGGCAATGCACGGTTCAGCTTCCTTGTCGAACGGGtgtaccagcagcaagcagtgtgTGTTGCTGCAGACGCCGCAGCCCTTTGGCCCCGTCTGTAAGGTGCCAGAAAGCGTTCTGCTTTCGAAACGGACGATGCTTTGCTCCTTAATTATATCTGGCTGAAAAAGGGCCTGCAAGCCGTGAGTCTAGAACCTTTCAGCAGCTGCCAGATGTTGGGGCTCTGCCGATTGCCCGAAGTCGGCAGCGCGTGTACTGTACGTCCTCACTTGAGATCCATTAAGAAACTCAATGTGAATGAGCGGCCAAAAATGCCTGTTCAAGGTGCACCGTAGAATATATTCAATGCGATCCTGAGGATTCTgctccctctggaaaaatgttggggggggggggggcagagggctGCCCCCCCCTGATCCGGGGTCCCTGAACACACCTTAAAGTGCGTTAGCCGCGCTCCAAGGGAGAACTACAGACTGAACAAGAGCTATTCGTTGCTGCGCCGTTATGTGTGTTTGCAATAATGGGCACTTTGAACAGGTTCAGGACTTCTTCCTTGCCTATAGTTCACTCTGCAAACTTTTTGTGCATATTTGGTTCTTTTATTACTGGTTTCCAAGGACGAGAATTCACACTTACTATGCAATCTGGCAGTGATTGGCAGCTACCTATTTTGCGCAACTAGACCTTATGTATggacagcatttttctttgtggaaaatttttgaaataagtTGTGAGAAGCCACCCATTATTTACGAATTGCAAGCAGCCTGGATACCTTGGTGAACGGGCTCTAAGCCAGTTGAAATCGAGTTCTAACGCGATCAATTCATGTACAATGCTCCCAGAACAACGCGAAGTAAAAGGGGCACGCGAACCCCGGTATATAtatccagtgttgtaggcgttaccgaaaaaaaaagtaactaaatacgttactcgctactctaaaataaaaggaacgcgctaccgttaccgaaaaaaagtaccgcacgttactctgccgttacttcatggccactaACTTTAATTAGTCTTCGTCTTATGAACCGATAAcgattttataaagctcacatttcacataaagcgTCTAGCTCAAACAACGATTTCACGCGAAGTCCTGATTTAACGATTATTTTGCACAAatctgcaggagcttagcaatgttatagtggcacaTGGTGAAACCATTTTCTGCATGtgacattaagcacaaaatgacacaTCGATATTTCTAGCTTCACAAAGAAAACCTCGTCGCACTATCAACcaatttaaggtaattctgaaaaatgttatattccaaatgctccgcatgcttccactctttagagagttgtgtgtgtgtgtgagtggtttgggaagcggaggctgttgaaggcaattgtgtgaatgagtgttcatgcacgtgtttcgtgcttgatgcgtattctgtccttttaaagcgaaaactttactggtgGCGAACttccgatttcgccgtggcggtgctcccaggaagcacatgacatcacaacgcgcgcctcgccgcggagccgaaccggggttgcggcggctggcgcactcggcgcgaaatagagacgctccaagtctccgccattgcggtcaaaatgcgccaaagccgccgaacgcgtcggcagtcaagcgcagttggatatAGAGGGTTTCGCTTTTGcccacgtgacgtcgccgtgcagcgtgcgcgcgcgttacgccggagtataaacgcaacagagcctgcgcttaaccgctaaccaacgtatccaGGTGGCGGGATCTATGGGTGCCACTGAaaaccccgcacactcactgattaaaaaaaatcaaacctgtgccgaggctccgactcgaaccagggcatttggcgtttgagaGGGAGACGCCCTTTTTTTTAGTTGCTGCGTCGTCaacggcaggtgttttctggcatgcattcgagccgcaacatgggtcgtcgagagcacctatacgtgttgtt comes from the Amblyomma americanum isolate KBUSLIRL-KWMA chromosome 1, ASM5285725v1, whole genome shotgun sequence genome and includes:
- the LOC144100586 gene encoding uncharacterized protein LOC144100586 encodes the protein MSRRHLWRDIPKKEATRGTTRSITSHRVITSKMQSSQLAQPLLSHAAATVSLANASRPGRKLSSGSIQRRGQRAAASAATHTACCWYTRSTRKLNRALPLLARHTTPCSAAAAPVGTTDGRDVAAPGSNWVASRAADLRRRSCAPSPGRVLGASRRRPVGRTPSCASAEESYSAGSATRGAGTQPHSRPGISVATGPGTSSGVGQSARVRAIRLPTPATVRDLLVVPSSSGPATPTLGSAKAPPELHLNFQPQSFGSS